The DNA sequence AAGTTCGGTATCTCCGAAGCGAAGTGGAGCCTGTACCCGATGGGCGGTTCGGCGGTGCGGCTGGTGCGCCAGATCCCTTACACCATCGCCTGCGATCTGCTGCTGACCGGCCGGCACATCACCGCCCGCGAAGCATTGGAGTACGGACTGATCGGCTACGTCGTGCCCGACGGGTCCGCGCTGGATAAGGCGCTGGAGATCGCCGAGGTGATCTCGAACAACGGTCCACTGGCGGTGCAGGCCATCCTGCGCTCGATCCGCGAGACCGAAGGCCTGCACGAGAACGACGCGTTCAAGATCGACACCAAGATCGGCATCGAGGTGTTTCTCAGCGAGGACGCCAAGGAAGGTCCGCTGGCGTTCAAGGAGAAGCGCGCCCCGCAGTTCAAGATGCGCTAGGCGGTCTGCCGCTTTCGCCTTCGCTCTCCCTTTTCGCCGAGCGTGCACTGGTTGCGAATTTTCGACCGAATTCTCGCAGTCACTGCACGTTCGGTGAGATGTCGGTGGGTAGCTGCACACTTCGGGCTATGAAGGTGCCCTTCATCGGAAGCGAAGCCGTGGTTAGCGGCGAGCTGACACCGTATGCACTTCGAAGCAAGTTCACCGCGATCTACCCCGACGTGTACATGCCGTGCAACGTCGCATTGACAGCACAAACCAAAGCCGTGGCGGCGTGGCTGTGGTCCGGGAGGCGCGCAGTCGTTGCCGGCCGCTCGGCGGCCGCAGTCCATGGGTCGAAATGGGTCGATGCCCGACTGCCGGCAGAACTGATGTGGACGAATAGGCGGCCACCCAAGGGAATTCGCTGCTGGTCGCAGACTTTGGCCGACGACGAGTTCGAGGTTGTGAACGGCATCCGCGTCACCACCCCGGCCCGCACTGCATTCGACATCGCCTGCCGGTATCCGTTCGACGCTGCGGTGATCACCATCGACGCGCTCGCGCAGCGCACCCGCCTGAAGGTGGCCGACGTCGAACTTCTCGCTGACCGGTACCGCGGACATCGAGGCATCCGGCAGGCCAGGACCGTGATCGCGATGGTTGATCCCGGCGCAGAGTCGCCTCGGGAGAGCTCACTACGGCTGCTGCTCATTCGCGGTGGATTCCCGCCACCGACGACCCAGATTCCGGTTTACGACCAGTACGGCGTCCTGGTCGCTGTGCTGGATATGGGTTGGGAGGACGTCAAGATCGCCGCGGAATACGACGGCGACCATCATCGCACCGATCGTCGTACGTTCAACAACGACATACGACGGTCCGAATCACTCAATGAACTCGGCTGGATCCACCTACGGGTCACCGCCGAAGACACCGACGGTGGCATCTTGCACCGCGTGGCGACGGC is a window from the Mycolicibacterium anyangense genome containing:
- a CDS encoding crotonase/enoyl-CoA hydratase family protein, with the protein product MSEPEKGPDALIEQRGHTLIVTLNRPEARNALSTEMLSIMVEAWDRVDNDPDIRVCILTGAGGYFCAGMDLKAATKAPPGDSFKSGNYDPTRIDGLLKGRRLTKPLIAAVEGPAIAGGTEILQGTDIRVAGESAKFGISEAKWSLYPMGGSAVRLVRQIPYTIACDLLLTGRHITAREALEYGLIGYVVPDGSALDKALEIAEVISNNGPLAVQAILRSIRETEGLHENDAFKIDTKIGIEVFLSEDAKEGPLAFKEKRAPQFKMR